One part of the Anopheles merus strain MAF chromosome 3L, AmerM5.1, whole genome shotgun sequence genome encodes these proteins:
- the LOC121600490 gene encoding uncharacterized protein LOC121600490 isoform X5: MMVEKAEGFLYRKPVYQYFQYLDTTYDGSGNGLGEPPYHRGHGSPHASPSRYSYNNTAKSPLQHWRTSSAGASDFKRNSRLRSSANAAVPGATGHHHHHNMVDLNVPRGHSPHFSPSRQTTQTGDTQTLHVYLPNHGFRMIRFDEASDVRQIINLIVGWMSPGQKPNPQSYALRLRHMLTKEVLWMPPDTSMSQVMAHIYNPSCSNADCPNVDKSTIAKRMQQKTSGAIGHANSVWKAELRVRYIPKNLKELYERDRTTCHFYFDQVKQDYIQSNVPHIDPEIAVQLCCLGIRHYYKDTNHTSNDRKQHLDYIEKEMGFGNFIPKSVIDTIKQKNLKKQIQAGYKKVYSYSEMEYMLKFFDLLRTQYTFDQEQFNVQLSSSWNIRVDLIIGPHVGLSYSVNPQAPPTKVTDFESIERITTSILPTSLTKSDHQGGRGAKGKDQPDLTSSCGSNAAAGDGAGDKGKKDGKKGASAGATGSQCACGEIKTQLRIRVSGNSEDLAITCDGIKTSESIADLVDGYCRLFNKNDNSLWDRTVIPKGGGGAAATPPAGNSATNSLEKSQLKKSLTESQTSSTDRHGSRSSSADRLNGGSGGELAEPPQPTLNEDYAELGMCDEEGDYSTPAARDYELDRSQITLNEIIGVGQFGDVHIGSCRLPNKSTLVSKLNQSLTSEFDEYSQMDNGNADAQKTGIIQVAVKTCKPDADTTTSEKFLQEAYIMKKFEHPHIIKLIGISSGPPIWIVMELARHGELRAYLKKNGPKLKLGTLLLYSYQLSTALSYLESKKFVHRDIAARNVLVSSPTCIKLADFGLSRWVEDQSYYTSTKGMLPIKWMAPESINFRRFTTASDVWMFGVCTWEILMLGIKPFQGVKNCDVIGKLENGERLPLPPNCPPRLYSLMSQCWSLEPLKRPNFKSVKETLYEILMEERHSDCETMRRENRRVAAMSWGAGDDMAPPKPARGPTMGGDGPLVPGAPQTYIVARDPTVLAALMRENEQRGINPSSYTTPASVFNTLAVDLDPNAPPNNTDNQIAKEIAVANLPLKTVPLPVTELHKLDPTIDEAASAAAAATAASAAATDGATESMPPQQQQQQQHEECNQNPYGGSGSGQPLLSAADGGGGGGSTIEMLQPKNTDTLERYKNPQDILVLSANNNIIHSMSQSSSFAHAQLPPHSGSQMLSSVPSSSSSTHANPPAGSIHQAHQAAGASGVGYPVPCEIINALTQQTHSIEPTYKAIQQSKATGGGAGGMQANLNPQLMNNNFMHSNAQQQQQQHQTQQPYYPQGNSIVTYQQYHAQHQQALAAEYYQHQQHQQQQQQQYVMQQAQPQQVGPNYMPYGAAPVQTVQPAAGAQYQPAAAYVKSPQQEDQPGGTKTRSLERNAAGQNIVSAYAARINSLERTRQMSMEYGNSVKAMRSNSLTRQYSGGNQSDLYPGVGHGVRSASLERGAQMATAGTVGGNNGAGYMSRMGSLERNQQTASQSIFLNSMKGGSLERNQSAAIVNDMMNSKIAYKGGSLERNQHILLTRSGSAVGSLERNMPFQNYRSPVAAAPKEQEPFQEEIYDFGGVNVKSCASIALKKSVEKGMLPPSSLAVSPGLPPSSGGANFALPPPYSSASKQQQAAASQQQGTPQRAMWGGTAGGNIGMHQQMYMQQQQQQQGSVQPAGPIIGIASSQQVQIPMKISHSQPVQAHPVQPVQQLATSVAQPVQHIQQQQQQQQQQQMIDQQQQQQPAQLQETQQQLEEKLRKQQQESEIDSKWLQQEENNLKKRLSLITANAASMSLDQPLGGGAPMEGSTPPVNGGGSSLSGSYHSQQSPHFSPQNTMSGPQSLGDHYPTTPNTSDSRPHTPGSGGGGGGGGMIKSKSSSMERCTTPQSGDEKFAVKKVEPTKTMPLDRTNDMVYNATTSVVKSIMALSQGVDRAQAAEYLNLVRNVGFELRALLGAVDQLSANFPPQRYKEVEMAHKVLSKDMYELVTAMRLAQQYSETTLDAEYRKSMLSAAHVLAMDAKNLLDVVDSIRVRYPNLFPQQQQQPQQPSAPSSPTQRQHGAANSVTSAVHPSNTPQMFAQQQQQQQHSFDQSQLLMMGDCYQNLQPKQPILAHSSPPTSLTHSYEPGGLSSYQQSGIYDNECIISSQQQHQSAEVAGKLKKPAIAAKPPSVVAMASVKLKPVATGSLDVPDTAGGELYSNAPHATSPGPNGANADIKLPDPVSCTIVQENLLAANNQKVMATNKLSG; this comes from the exons CTACGATGGCTCAGGAAACGGTCTAGGAGAGCCCCCGTACCACCGGGGGCACGGTAGTCCACACGCCTCGCCATCGCGGTACTCCTACAACAACACTGCCAAAAGCCCGCTGCAGCATTGGCGTACGTCTAGCGCCGGTGCGTCCGACTTCAAACGCAACTCACGTCTCCGCAGTTCGGCGAACGCCGCCGTGCCGGGTGCGACcgggcatcatcatcatcacaacatGGTCGATCTGAATGTGCCGCGTGGCCACTCGCCACACTTCAGCCCGTCCCGACAAACGA CACAAACCGGCGACACGCAAACGCTGCACGTCTACCTGCCCAACCATGGCTTCCGGATGATCCGCTTCGACGAGGCGTCGGACGTGCGGCAGATCATCAACCTGATCGTCGGCTGGATGTCGCCGGGCCAGAAGCCCAACCCGCAAAGCTACGCGCTTCGGCTGCGCCACATGCTTACCAAAGAGGTCCTGTGGATGCCACCGGACACGTCGATGTCGCAGGTGATGGCCCACATCTACAACCCGTCCTGCAGCAATGCGGACTGCCCGAACGTGGACAAGAGCACGATCGCGAAGCGCATGCAGCAGAAGACGAGCGGCGCGATCGGGCACGCGAACAGCGTGTGGAAGGCGGAGCTGCGCGTCCGCTACATCCCGAAGAACCTGAAGGAGCTGTACGAGCGGGACCGCACCACCTGCCACTTCTACTTCGACCAGGTCAAGCAGGACTACATCCAGTCGAACGTGCCGCACATCGATCCGGAGATCGCGGTCCAGCTGTGCTGCCTCGGCATCCGCCACTACTACAAAGACACTAACCATACCTCGAACGACCGGAAGCAGCATCTCGACTACATCGAGAAGGAGATGGGCTTCGGCAACTTCATACCGAAATCTGTGATAGATACCATTAAACAGAAGAATCTGAAGAAGCAAATCCAGGCGGGCTACAAGAAGGTGTACAGCTACAGCGAGATGGAGTACATGCTCAAGTTTTTCGATCTCCTCCGCACGCAGTACACGTTCGACCAGGAGCAGTTCAACGTGCAGCTGAGCAGCAGCTGGAACATCCGCGTCGATCTCATCATCGGGCCACACGTGGGGCTGTCGTACTCGGTGAACCCGCAGGCGCCCCCAACCAAGGTGACGGACTTCGAGAGCATCGAGCGCATCACGACCAGTATTCTGCCGACGTCGCTGACGAAAAGTGACCACCAGGGTGGTCGCGGTGCGAAGGGCAAGGATCAGCCTGATCTGACGAGCTCGTGCGGTAGCAATGCGGCCGCCGGCGATGGTGCCGGTGACAAGGGCAAGAAGGATGGCAAGAAGGGCGCGTCCGCGGGCGCCACCGGCAGCCAGTGCGCGTGTGGCGAGATCAAGACGCAGCTGCGCATACGCGTGAGCGGCAACAGCGAGGATCTGGCAATCACGTGCGATGGCATCAAGACGTCCGAAAGCATAGCCGATCTAGTCGATGGTTACTGTAgattatttaacaaaaacgATAACAGCCTGTGGGATCGTACCGTCATACCAAAgggaggtggtggtgctgcagcCACGCCACCGGCCGGCAACAGTGCGACCAACTCGCTGGAAAAGAGTCAGCTGAAGAAAAGCCTAACCGAGTCGCAGACGTCCTCGACGGACCGGCACGGTTCGCGCTCGTCCAGCGCGGATCGGCTGAACGGTGGCAGTGGGGGCGAGCTGGCCGAACCGCCGCAACCGACGCTCAACGAGGACTACGCGGAGCTGGGAATGTGCGACGAGGAGGGCGACTACTCTACACCGGCTGCGCGGGACTATGAGCTCGATCGGTCGCAGATCACGCTGAACGAGATTATCGGGGTGGGTCAGTTTGGGGATGTGCACATTGGGTCGTGTCGGCTGCCGAACAAGTCCACGCTGGTGAGCAAGCTGAACCAGTCGCTCACGTCCGAGTTTGACGAGTACTCGCAGATGGACAACGGTAATGCCGATGCGCAGAAGACGGGCATCATCCAGGTGGCGGTGAAGACGTGCAAACCGGACGCGGACACTACGACGTCGGAGAAGTTCCTGCAAGAAGCAT ACATTATGAAGAAGTTCGAGCATCCCCACATCATCAAACTGATCGGCATATCCAGCGGTCCGCCGATTTGGATCGTTATGGAGTTGGCCCGCCACGGGGAGCTGCGAGCGTACTTGAAGAAGAACGGTCCCAA GCTTAAGCTGGGAACGCTTCTGCTGTACTCGTACCAACTGTCAACGGCGCTGAGCTATCTGGAGTCGAAGAAGTTCGTTCACCGCGATATTGCCGCCCGCAACGTTCTGGTCAGCTCCCCGACTTGTATAAAG CTTGCCGATTTTGGACTCTCAAGATGGGTTGAAGATCAATCGTACTACACTTCCACCAAAGGTATGCTTCCGATCAAGTGGATGGCACCGGAATCGATCAACTTCCGCCGCTTTACAACCGCTAGCGACGTGTGGATGTTTG GCGTCTGCACGTGGGAGATACTCATGCTTGGCATCAAACCATTCCAAGGCGTTAAGAATTGTGATGTTATCGGTAAGCTGGAGAACGGCGAGCgtctgccgctgccgccgaaCTGTCCGCCGCGGCTGTACTCGCTGATGTCACAGTGCTGGTCGCTGGAACCGCTCAAGAGGCCCAACTTTAAGAGCGTCAAAGAAACACTCTA TGAAATTCTGATGGAGGAACGGCACAGCGATTGTGAGACGATGCGCCGGGAGAATCGACGTGTGGCGGCAATGTCCTGGGGTGCTGGAGACGATATGGCACCACCGAAGCCTGCCCGAGGACCTACAATGGGAG GAGATGGTCCCCTCGTGCCGGGCGCACCCCAAACGTACATCGTCGCCCGCGACCCGACCGTGCTGGCGGCGCTGATGCGCGAGAACGAGCAGCGGGGCATCAACCCGTCGTCCTACACGACACCGGCCTCGGTATTTAACACACTAGCCGTAGACTTAGACCCTAACGCACCACCAAACAATACTGATAACCAAATTGCCAAAGAGATCGCTGTCGCTAACCTACCGTTGAAAACCGTTCCCCTACCCGTGACCGAACTGCACAAGCTCGATCCTACCATCGACGAGGCAGCttctgccgccgccgccgccacggCTGCCTccgctgctgctactgatgGGGCAACGGAATCGAtgccaccacagcagcagcagcagcagcagcacgaagaATGCAACCAAAACCCGTATGGTGGCAGCGGTAGTGGGCAGCCTCTCCTTTCTGCcgccgatggtggtggtggtggtggtagcacCATCGAGATGCTACAACCAAAGAACACAGACACGCTGGAACGCTATAAAAACCCGCAAGATATTCTTGTCCTGTCCGCAAATAACAACATCATTCATTCCATGTCGCAAAGCTCATCGTTCGCCCATGCCCAGCTCCCCCCTCACTCCGGTTCCCAAATGCTTTCCTCTGTCCcgtcttcttcctcctccaccCATGCAAACCCACCCGCCGGTTCCATTCATCAGGCGCATCAAGCGGCGGGTGCATCCGGGGTCGGGTACCCTGTGCCGTGCGAAATCATCAACGCCCTTACCCAGCAGACCCACTCGATCGAACCGACCTACAAAGCCATCCAGCAAAGCAAAGCGACcggcggtggtgctggtggcatGCAGGCAAACCTAAACCCCCAACTGATGAACAATAATTTCATGCATTCGAACgctcaacagcagcaacagcagcaccaaacGCAGCAACCGTACTACCCGCAGGGCAACTCGATCGTCACCTACCAGCAGTACCATGCGCAGCACCAGCAGGCCCTTGCCGCTGAGTActatcagcatcagcagcatcagcagcagcagcagcaacagtacgTGATGCAGCAAGCCCAACCGCAACAGGTCGGGCCCAACTACATGCCGTACGGTGCGGCACCGGTGCAAACTGTCCAACCGGCTGCCGGCGCACAGTATCAGCCAGCGGCCGCGTACGTTAAATCACCCCAGCAGGAAGATCAACCCGGCGGTACGAAGACGCGCAGTCTGGAGCGAAACGCCGCCGGTCAGAACATTGTGTCGGCGTACGCCGCCCGCATCAACTCGCTGGAACGGACGCGCCAGATGAGCATGGAGTACGGGAACTCGGTGAAGGCGATGCGCTCCAACTCGCTCACCCGCCAGTACAGTGGTGGAAACCAGTCCGATCTGTACCCGGGCGTCGGGCATGGCGTACGCTCCGCAAGCTTGGAGCGCGGTGCCCAGATGGCAACGGCGGGCACCGTCGGTGGCAACAACGGGGCCGGCTACATGAGCCGGATGGGCAGTCTGGAGCGCAACCAGCAGACCGCATCCCAGTCGATCTTCCTCAACTCGATGAAGGGTGGCAGCCTGGAGCGCAATCAGTCGGCCGCCATCGTGAACGATATGATGAACAGCAAGATCGCGTACAAGGGTGGCAGCCTGGAGCGCAACCAGCACATCCTGCTGACCCGCTCCGGGTCGGCGGTGGGCAGCTTGGAGCGCAATATGCCGTTCCAGAACTATCGCAGCCCGGTGGCGGCCGCCCCCAAGGAGCAGGAACCGTTCCAGGAGGAGATTTACGACTTTGGGGGCGTGAATGTGAAGTCTTGCGCGTCGATTGCGCTGAAAAAGAGCGTTGAGAAGGGTATGCTACCGCCGAGCTCGTTGGCCGTTTCGCCTGGGTTGCCTCCCAGCAGTGGGGGCGCTAACTTTGCCCTTCCGCCACCGTACAGTTCGGCCAGCAAGCAGCAACAGGCGGCTGCGAGTCAGCAGCAGGGCACCCCGCAGCGTGCCATGTGGGGCGGAACGGCCGGTGGCAATATTGGCATGCATCAGCAAATGtacatgcagcagcagcagcagcagcaaggctCGGTACAGCCGGCAGGACCGATTATTGGCATTGCCTCGTCGCAGCAGGTGCAGATTCCGATGAAGATTTCCCACAGCCAACCGGTACAGGCACATCCAGTGCAACCGGTACAGCAGCTAGCGACCTCGGTCGCTCAACCCGTGCAGCacattcagcagcagcagcagcaacaacaacagcaacaaatgatcgatcaacaacagcagcaacaaccagcACAG TTGCAGGAAACACAGCAACAGCTGGAGGAGAAGCTgcgcaaacagcagcaggagaGTGAAATCGATTCCAAATGGCTACAGCAGGAGGAGAATAATCTCAAGAAACGGCTCAGCTTGATTACGGCCAACGCGGCCAGCATGTCGCTTGACCAGCCGCTGGGGGGCGGTGCACCGATGGAGGGCAGCACGCCGCCTGTAAACGGCGGTGGTTCGTCCCTGTCCGGCAGCTACCATTCGCAGCAGAGTCCACACTTTTCGCCCCAAAACACCATGTCCGGACCGCAGAGTTTGGGTGATCACTATCCTACCACACCGAACACGAGCGATTCGAG GCCTCACACACCAGGAtcgggcggtggtggcggtggcggcggtatGATCAAATCGAAGAGCTCCTCGATGGAACGCTGCACGACGCCACAGTCGGGCGACGAGAAGTTTGCGGTGAAGAAGGTGGAACCAACCAAAACGATGCCGCTCGATCGGACGAACGATATGGTGTACAACGCCACGACCAGTGTGGTGAAGTCGATCATGGCCCTCAGCCAGGGTGTGGATCGAGCACAGGCGGCCGAATATTTGAATCTGGTGCGAAACGTTGGCTTTGAGCTGCGCGCCCTGCTCGGTGCGGTCGATCAGCTGTCGGCCAACTTTCCTCCACAGCGCTACAA GGAAGTAGAGATGGCACACAAAGTATTATCCAAAGACATGTATGAACTAGTTACGGCCATGCGGCTGGCACAGCAGTATAGCGAAACGACACTGGATGCCGAGTATCGAAA AAGCATGCTGTCGGCGGCTCACGTACTTGCAATGGATGCCAAAAACCTGCTCGACGTCGTCGATTCCATTCGCGTGCGCTACCCGAACCTCttcccacagcagcagcagcaaccgcaacaACCGAGCGCACCGTCGAGCCCAACGCAACGGCAACATGGTGCCGCCAATTCAGTCACATCCGCAGTCCATCCGTCCAACACACCCCAAATGTttgcccagcagcagcagcagcagcagcattcctTCGATCAGTCGCAACTGCTCATGATGGGCGATTGCTACCAGAATCTGCAACCAAAGCAACCGATACTGGCGCACAGCTCGCCACCGACGTCGCTCACACATTCCTATGAACCAGGAGGCCTCTCCTCCTACCAGCAGAGCGGTATCTACGACAATGAGTGTATCAtcagcagccagcagcagcaccagtccGCCGAGGTTGCTGGCAAGCTAAAGAAACCGGCCATTGCCGCGAAACCGCCCTCGGTTGTGGCGATGGCCTCGGTCAAGCTGAAACCCGTCGCTACGGGCTCGCTAGACGTACCGGACACAGCCGGAGGGGAGCTGTACTCCAACGCACCGCACGCGACGTCCCCCGGCCCGAACGGTGCCAACGCGGACATTAAGCTGCCCGATCCCGTCTCGTGCACTATCGTGCAGGAAAATTTGCTTGCCGCCAACAATCAGAAGGTCATGGCCACGAACAAGCTCAGCGGTTAG